DNA from Deltaproteobacteria bacterium:
GGTCAAGAACTTTCTGCCTGAGGTGCCGAAGATCAACGTCGCGCTTCGGCGGTGTCTCAAGGGCGGCAGCGAACCCTATGAGATCAAAATGTGGGGACCCAAAGGCAACCGGCATCACGGGCTGACGTTGCGTCCCGAGGCGATCGCGGTGTCGTGGGAGTGATCTGCCAATGTTGACGCCAACGTTGCCGCGTACACGGGAGCTCTCGACGGGTTACGGCGAAGGAATTACAGAGTTGCGCATGCAAGCAACGCCGATGACGTTGGCGCCGGCAATGAAAGAGCGGAAGCGGCACGAAGCCACGTGGGGAGCGCAAGAAGAAGCGCATCGCGCCATCGAGAAATTCACCGGCCGCATCCAACGCCAGGTGCTCTCTCACCACGCGCAGCAGGAGGCGGCGGCGGAGCGAATTGCGGTCAACGACATTAGGACCGTCCTCGAATCAGGTGCGGAACTGGAGCCGTACCCGGACGATCCGCGCGGTCCGAGTTGTCTCTTCGTCGGCTGTGACCAGAGGGGCCGATGGCTTCACGTGCTGTGCGGAAACTTCGACCGGGAGAACCTGTTGATCATCACGGTCTATGAACCGCGGCCGCCGAAATGGCAAGATGCATGGACGAGGAGAAGATCACAATGAATTCCAAGAAGCGTGTTGCGACGGTGCCCAGAGCCCGCGGCGAGGAGACCTGCTACTTTTGCGGCCGAGGTGTGCTGGAGGGCCGCCGCGTAACGGTGGATTTCCGCTGGGGCGACGAGCTGACGGTCATCGAGAACGTGCCCGCGAAGGTGTGCACCGAATGTGGCGAGCGCTACTACGCGGCGAAGATTGTGCGGGGGATGGAGCGGCTCGCCAAAGCGGGGCGGCATGCACGGGAACTCCGAGTGCCTGTGGCAACAATGAGGTAGACCATGTTGCTGAGAGCACAAGCCATGCAGCCCGCATCAGAGGGGCACGGCGCTGCCTTTCATGCGGCTGACGACCTCCGCAACCTGCAGGCCGAAGAGCGCAAGCGCCACGAAGCCACCTGGTGCGCGCAAGGCGAAGCCCACCGCGCCATCGAGAAGTTCACCGGCCGGATTCAGGGCCGAGTGCGAGCGATCGTGGAGGGGCGGGGATGAGCGGCGAACAAGACCGGTGGCAGGTCAAACTGGCCGCCTGGGTTCACGATCCTGCAGAGAAGGCGCTCGTCTTGTTCCGTGATCCAAGCGGTCACGAGGGCGGCACGACACGTGCCCTTCTCCGAAAGCTCTTCGGTGACGGTGGCATCCCGAGTGAGGTTGCGAACGTCATCCGTTGGGCGGACCGTTGGGCTGCGGCTGCGGACCGCCCGCAGTTTCCGGTTGATGTGGAGAATAGATACGCCGCGTGGGCGCGCGTCGACTTCGTGAAGAACGCGGTTCTCGTTCACCCCTTGACCGGGAAAGAAATCGCTTTGGGCACGTTAGTTGACACCGGGCTCGATCCGGCGGCTCTCAAAGCGGTGTCGACGGACCATCTGGAGCGGCTGATTCTCAGGGATGACGGTGGTGTCGACTGGAAGCGAACGTTTCTGAATTTCTGGCAGAACGCGCAGGTCAGCCCTGCACCCCGCTTGGGGGCGCTGTGGCAGGTTCTGCCCGCGGACACCCGAGTCCCGGATCACTCAATCTGGGAACACCTCAGGCTGACATCCGCCTTTGCCGGGGCGATGGCGAACGGAGACATGCCGGCGATTCTCGCGGTGTCGCTCGGCCCGGTGCAGTCGTTCATCGCTCAGGGGCGGAGCACGTCGGACCTCTGGGCGGGATCGCACCTGCTCTCGCACATGGCGTGGGAGGCCATGCGGGTCGTAGCGGAGCGTTTCGGTCCGGACGCCATCTTGTTCCCCGATCTTCACGGCGTGCCCATCGTCACGGCCTGGCTCAGGTCGCAGGTTGGTGTTGACGACGGCGAAGATCCGCTGGCCGGCGAGCTGAAGTCGCAGACGGATGCCAACCCGCTCTTTGCAGCGGCGTTGCCAAACCGGTTTGTCGCGATTGTGCCGGCCGGCGCGGCGGAGGCCGTCGCTCGCGACATCGTGTCCGACGTCCGGTCGTGGGTGCTGCAACGGGCGAAAGCGGCCTGGAATCGTCTGGGGACGGAAGGTGAAGTCAGCGCCGCTGGCCTGAACTACGGCATGTCACAGATCGGGAGGCAACTCGATGGTTTTCCAGATGTGCACTGGTGTGCGGTGCCGTGGAAGCTCGTCGAAACCGATGCTGCCGGTCGAGTGACGGGAACGAATCGGCTCGGGGAGGCGCTCTCACCCTTCTATCCAGCCGATCACGATGGGGCGACACCGGGGTTTCTCGGAAGCGCGGCCTGGAAGGTGATCAACCAGGAATCACAGATTGAGGGAATGGCTTTCTTCCAGCCCAACGGAGGAGTGCTGTACCCGGCGATATACGATCTGCTCGACCGAGCGCTCGGGGCCTTCAAAACCTCCCGCGAGTTCTCGGAACTCGCGCAGGAGGGCTATCGCTGTTCCCTTTGCGGCATCCGTGAAGTGCTGTGCACTGACGAGGAGGAGCGCAACAGCCGCGCCGCCCAGGCTCCCATGTGGAGCCGCCTGGAGCGCAAGTTGCCCGCGTGGCTTCGAGAAAACGAGCGACTGTGCGGCGTGTGTCTCCTCAAGCGACTTTGGCCGGTGCTGTTCACCGAGTCGAGCGAGGTCAAACAATTTGTTGGGGAGGAAGGCCAAGTTCGGCGGTTCGTCGTGTCAACGCACACGATGGCGCTCGCCACGACCCTGCAGCGACTCGTGGCCCGGCATGCGCAGATCGTTGGTCGGCCCGAACTGCGAGACCTCCTCGATGGCATCCAAGAACACGAGCGCCAGGGGCGCTCCGGATTTCGGGTCGCGCTCCCGCGCAAGGTTGTACGAGAGCTTCGCGACGCTGGCGAAGAGGTGCGGCGTCTCGTGCGCGCGCTTCCGGGCTGGCTGGATGACCTGTCCGACCAAACGGACGAAGATGACGAGAATAACCCAGGGGTCACGCGGCGGCAGATCCTGCGCAAAGCGCAATCGTTGATCAGGGAGAACCCGGACGAAGAAGGGAGCCCGTCGGAGGAGGCCTACTATGCGCTGGTGCTGATGGACGGCGACCACATGGGAGCCTGGCTCTCCGGCGCCGAACCTGCTCAGAGAACGCCCTACCGGAGTATCTTTCATCCGGCGATCCGGGCGGAGATTGAGAACCGCGTACAACATAGTCCTGTTTTCAGCAGCTACTTGTCGGAGCACGCCCCCCCGTCCCCCTCGTACCACGCGGCCATTTCGCGCGCGCTCAACGGTTTCTCCTTGCACGTTGCTCGCAGGGTGGTCGAGGACGTTCACTGCGGCAAGCTCATCTACTCCGGTGGGGACGACGTCCTTGCGATGTCCTCGGTAAAGGATGTCCTGTCGATGATTATGGCCCTGCGCTGTGCGTACTCCGGCACAGTGCCGGCGAGCGACCAAGAGACGGTGTGGCGATTGCTCAATCTCGAGGATCACGGTCTCCTGTTGAAGAACGGTTACGCGCTCATCGAGCGCAGTCGATTACTCCTTCGAACGATGGGGGAGCGCGCCACGGCGTCGGCCGGCGTGGTCATTGCGCACCACAAGGCGCCGCTCGGCTCCGTTCTCCGGGAGGCGCGTGCGGCGGAGCGGGCCGCTAAGGCGGCCGGGCGCGATGCGTTCAGCATTAGCTTGATGAAGAGGAGCGGTGGGATTACGCGTTTTACGTCGCACTGGTATCTCCATGGCATCGGCGAAACGCAGGCGAGCGCGGCAGGGATTCTCTTCCGCCTGCGCGATGTGCTCGAAACAGCGGTGTCGCGCCGCTTCGCATACCACACGACGGACTGGCTTCAGCAGTTGCCGGCGAATCCGGCCGAGCCACTTTCCGAGGAACAATTCCGGGAAATGCTGGCGACGAATCTACAATACCAACTCGGACGTCAGTCGGTGGAGAAGCGGGAGAACCCAAACTGCGGCAATTTCCGCTCCCTGGCGGAAGATCTTGCTGCTTTCTCGATCCAGGCATGGAAAGACCACGGGGCGGAGGCGGAGTTCAGCGCCGTGAAATTCCTCGCCGACGCGATCACCGTGGCGGAGTTCCTGGCGCGCCCGCCACGCGGGGATCGCTGAGAGATGCCCATGACGATTCGACACGTGTTCATAGAACCGGTCGATGTGCTTTACCTGCGCGGGAACCGTCTCTTTGCGGACGCCGGGCACGGCGAAGCTGTCATGCCGCCGTGGCCCTCCCTCTTCGCCGGCGCGCTGCGCAGCCGCATCCTCGCCGACGCGCGCGTCGATTTCGACGCCTTCCGGCGCGGCGAGGTGGCCGACGATCGCGTGCGTGCGTGCGTCGGTCGGTCGCCTGCCGAGCCGGGCGAGTTCCGTATCGTTTCGGCATGTCTCGCCAGAAACGCCGGAGAACAGGCGGGCCTTTTCACCCCCGCTGCATCTGATCTCGACGTGGTCAAGCAGAAAGCGGGGCCGTTGGTGGCGAACTCCCTTCACCCCGTTGATCTTCGCGGGTTCGGCATAGCCGGGTCAGGCGGCTTGCCGAGACAGGCGGTCTTGCGCTCGTCCGCACCGGCCAAGTCCGAGGAGGGAATCTGGCTCGACGCGAGGGGGATGGCAGCCTATCTCCGCGGGGGGTCGGTCGCCGCTGATAGCCTCGTCAAAGCGGACTCTCTCTGGAAGCGCGACCCACGTCTCGGCATCGGGCTCGACGGTGCCCGCCGCACCGCCGCGCAGGGGTTGCTCTACACCTCCGACACCGTGGCGCTGGGTCAACACATCGGCTTTCTGGTTGGGGTGGCCGGGGCCGGGGAGCTGCTACCGACCAGCGGTCTATTGCGTCTCGGCGGCGACGGCCGCGGTGCTGCCGTGACGGAGTGGTCGGGTGCTGAATTGCCACGGTTCGCGCTGCCGACCGGTGCGCAGCGCTTCCGCATGATTCTGTCGACGCCCGGCTGGTTCGGCGAAGGCGGCTGGCTGCCGCCCGGCGTGGTTCGGAACGAAGAGGAGCACTGGTTCGATCATCAGGGGTTCCGGGCGCGGCTCGTTGCGGCGGCGGTGCCCCGCGCGGAAACGGTCAGCGGCTGGGATTTGGCCGAAGGGAAGCCCAAGGCGGCGGTGCGCGTGGTCCCGCCAGGGAGCGTCTACTGGTTCGACCGCGCCGAGGGTTCCCCGGGCTTCCTGGAGGAACTGACGACGACAGGGCTTTGGCCGCTGTTGGGCAATGACATCGAGGCGCGCCGGCGGCGTGCGGAGGGATACAACAACGTCTGGATCGGGGCCTGGCCGAACGGCCGGTGAGGGAGGACGAGCGACGATGTTCGAGAGCAAGGCGGCTTTGTTTCTCTACTGCGTGAGTCCGGTACACATGGGCGCTGGCACCGCCCTGGGGGCGATCGACAACCCCATCCAGCGCGAGCGCCACACGGGACACCCGTGCATGGCGGGTTCGGGCATCAAGGGGGCGATGCGCCACGTGGCCGAGACGCTCTGGGACAAGGGCACGGTGAAGAAGGTCTTCGGACCGGAAACCCAGGCGTCCGAACACGCGGGGGCGTTGAGCCTGAGCGACGCGCAGATCGTTCTCTTCCCGGTTCGGAGCCTGCGCCGATCCTACGTGTATGCCACGTGCCCGACTGCGCTGGCTCGATTGCAACGCCTCCTGACCTTCGCCGGCCAGGCGCAGAAGTGGTCGATCCCCAACGTCTCGGGCGAAGGGTGTGATCTCGCAAACGACGAATTAAAGACGAACGGCAGCCTGGTGCTCGAAGCCTACGAGTTCAAGCCGTCCGGCGATGGACAGAACCTGAAGACGATTGCGGGGTGGATCGCGACGAACGCGCTTCCGAATGACGAGGCGCACTGCTACTTCCGTGAGAAGATCAAGTCGGACATCGTCCTACTCGCCGACGAGAAGTTCTCGTACTTCGTCCGCAATGCTACCGCCGTCGAGCCGCACGTCCGCATCAACGACGACAGCGGAACGGCGGACGGCGGCGGCCTGTTCTACACGGAGAACCTCCCACCGGAAGCGCTGCTTGTGTCACTCGCGATGGCCTCGAAGGACCGGGAAAACGGCGACCTCGATGCCGAGAAGGTGCTCAGCACCGTCAAGACCGGGAACGACAGCGGCAACGGGTTCGACGGTCGACTCCTGCAGGTCGGCGGTGACTCGACCACCGGTCGGGGTCAGGTGATGCTCAAGTTCGTGGCTGGGGAGGCGGACAATGCCTAACCTGGATCAGCAGAGGGCGGCCTACGCGTGGAGATGCGTCAGCGAGGCGCGGTCGGATGAGTACACCAATCTCGCCAAGGGGGCGCCGGCGCTGATCATGTCGAACGGCTTGATGCAGACGCTGGCGTTCTACCAGAGCAAAGGCCACAACGAATTGGTGCGCCACATCATTGGTGGCGTGCAGAACATCCTCGCCCGCTCCGGGGATCCTCAAACGCTCGACTTCAACAAGGCGATGGAGCGGCTGCACGGTGGAGCGAGCGAGCAGTACATGCGTGCGACCGAAGAAGCGCTCGAGGTTCTGCGCTGGATTCGGCAGTTTGCCGCGGCCCGAAAGGGAGGGTGACCCATGCCGGTCGCCGTTCCAGCATATGCCGGCAAAGATGTTTCCGCCGCGCCGCCGGGTCACCGCTTTCGCCTGTACTTCGACGGTTGGCAGGACAACTGGCACCTCAACAAGGACAAGAAGTACGCCACGCTGAAGGGTTCGTGCGGCCTTGGGAGAGACGCGACCGCGAACGTTAGCAGCCTGCGCGCACGGCAGTGTGCGCTCGCAGCGGCATCCGGTGATGTCCTCACCCTCGATGCTCGCAGTACTGCACCGCTCGTGACCGGCGTGGGCATGGAACACCCGCTCGAAAACGGATTCGCTTTCCTCGACCCGTATGGCCTGCCGTATCTCCCCGGCAGCGGAGTGAAGGGCGTGATTCGGCGGGCCGCGGAAGAACTGGTTCTGTTCTCAGACGATCCGAAGGGCTGGTCGGTCGGAGCGGTGTGGTGGCTCTTCGGGTTCGATGCAACGAGCGCATACCTGGCGCGGGCGGAGGTGAATGACGAAGCGGCGGAGCGCTGGAGGCAAGCCTATTTCGAGTCGCTGAAGCGTGACCGTGATCTTGCGAGCGCGTTGATCGCCGCTCATAGGGATGCCCTGAAGGAGGAGGCCTGTCGAGACGTTCTGGAGCGTGGCCCCGAGGCGTTACCTGGTTCGAAGGCGTGCAGGAGAATTCACCAGGCGGGCGCGCTGGAGTTCTGGGACGCTTTCATTGCCCCGGCGGGAGACCGGATGCGGGTCGACATCATGAACCCCCACTTCAGCCACTACTACCAGAACGGGGGACCTCCTTCGGACGACGGTAGTCCCAACCCGATCTTCTTCCTCGCCGTGCCAGCCGGCTCGGAGTTGACCTTCCACGTTCGCTTCCAACCGGGCGGCAATGTCCCGGCACGCGTGCACGAGTCGTGGATGGCGCTCGTGCGGGAGGCGTTCCTCTACGCGCTCGACTGGCTCGGTTTCGGTGCGAAGACGGCAGTTGGCTACGGCCGTATGGTGCTTGACAAGGAGGCCGGTGATCGGCGGAGGGCGGAGTCCGAGAAGC
Protein-coding regions in this window:
- a CDS encoding DUF4258 domain-containing protein, which encodes MTLAPAMKERKRHEATWGAQEEAHRAIEKFTGRIQRQVLSHHAQQEAAAERIAVNDIRTVLESGAELEPYPDDPRGPSCLFVGCDQRGRWLHVLCGNFDRENLLIITVYEPRPPKWQDAWTRRRSQ
- a CDS encoding type II toxin-antitoxin system MqsA family antitoxin: MDEEKITMNSKKRVATVPRARGEETCYFCGRGVLEGRRVTVDFRWGDELTVIENVPAKVCTECGERYYAAKIVRGMERLAKAGRHARELRVPVATMR
- the cas10 gene encoding type III-B CRISPR-associated protein Cas10/Cmr2; its protein translation is MSGEQDRWQVKLAAWVHDPAEKALVLFRDPSGHEGGTTRALLRKLFGDGGIPSEVANVIRWADRWAAAADRPQFPVDVENRYAAWARVDFVKNAVLVHPLTGKEIALGTLVDTGLDPAALKAVSTDHLERLILRDDGGVDWKRTFLNFWQNAQVSPAPRLGALWQVLPADTRVPDHSIWEHLRLTSAFAGAMANGDMPAILAVSLGPVQSFIAQGRSTSDLWAGSHLLSHMAWEAMRVVAERFGPDAILFPDLHGVPIVTAWLRSQVGVDDGEDPLAGELKSQTDANPLFAAALPNRFVAIVPAGAAEAVARDIVSDVRSWVLQRAKAAWNRLGTEGEVSAAGLNYGMSQIGRQLDGFPDVHWCAVPWKLVETDAAGRVTGTNRLGEALSPFYPADHDGATPGFLGSAAWKVINQESQIEGMAFFQPNGGVLYPAIYDLLDRALGAFKTSREFSELAQEGYRCSLCGIREVLCTDEEERNSRAAQAPMWSRLERKLPAWLRENERLCGVCLLKRLWPVLFTESSEVKQFVGEEGQVRRFVVSTHTMALATTLQRLVARHAQIVGRPELRDLLDGIQEHERQGRSGFRVALPRKVVRELRDAGEEVRRLVRALPGWLDDLSDQTDEDDENNPGVTRRQILRKAQSLIRENPDEEGSPSEEAYYALVLMDGDHMGAWLSGAEPAQRTPYRSIFHPAIRAEIENRVQHSPVFSSYLSEHAPPSPSYHAAISRALNGFSLHVARRVVEDVHCGKLIYSGGDDVLAMSSVKDVLSMIMALRCAYSGTVPASDQETVWRLLNLEDHGLLLKNGYALIERSRLLLRTMGERATASAGVVIAHHKAPLGSVLREARAAERAAKAAGRDAFSISLMKRSGGITRFTSHWYLHGIGETQASAAGILFRLRDVLETAVSRRFAYHTTDWLQQLPANPAEPLSEEQFREMLATNLQYQLGRQSVEKRENPNCGNFRSLAEDLAAFSIQAWKDHGAEAEFSAVKFLADAITVAEFLARPPRGDR
- a CDS encoding type III-B CRISPR module-associated protein Cmr3, encoding MTIRHVFIEPVDVLYLRGNRLFADAGHGEAVMPPWPSLFAGALRSRILADARVDFDAFRRGEVADDRVRACVGRSPAEPGEFRIVSACLARNAGEQAGLFTPAASDLDVVKQKAGPLVANSLHPVDLRGFGIAGSGGLPRQAVLRSSAPAKSEEGIWLDARGMAAYLRGGSVAADSLVKADSLWKRDPRLGIGLDGARRTAAQGLLYTSDTVALGQHIGFLVGVAGAGELLPTSGLLRLGGDGRGAAVTEWSGAELPRFALPTGAQRFRMILSTPGWFGEGGWLPPGVVRNEEEHWFDHQGFRARLVAAAVPRAETVSGWDLAEGKPKAAVRVVPPGSVYWFDRAEGSPGFLEELTTTGLWPLLGNDIEARRRRAEGYNNVWIGAWPNGR
- the cmr4 gene encoding type III-B CRISPR module RAMP protein Cmr4, with the protein product MFESKAALFLYCVSPVHMGAGTALGAIDNPIQRERHTGHPCMAGSGIKGAMRHVAETLWDKGTVKKVFGPETQASEHAGALSLSDAQIVLFPVRSLRRSYVYATCPTALARLQRLLTFAGQAQKWSIPNVSGEGCDLANDELKTNGSLVLEAYEFKPSGDGQNLKTIAGWIATNALPNDEAHCYFREKIKSDIVLLADEKFSYFVRNATAVEPHVRINDDSGTADGGGLFYTENLPPEALLVSLAMASKDRENGDLDAEKVLSTVKTGNDSGNGFDGRLLQVGGDSTTGRGQVMLKFVAGEADNA
- the cmr5 gene encoding type III-B CRISPR module-associated protein Cmr5 codes for the protein MPNLDQQRAAYAWRCVSEARSDEYTNLAKGAPALIMSNGLMQTLAFYQSKGHNELVRHIIGGVQNILARSGDPQTLDFNKAMERLHGGASEQYMRATEEALEVLRWIRQFAAARKGG
- the cmr6 gene encoding type III-B CRISPR module RAMP protein Cmr6, whose translation is MPVAVPAYAGKDVSAAPPGHRFRLYFDGWQDNWHLNKDKKYATLKGSCGLGRDATANVSSLRARQCALAAASGDVLTLDARSTAPLVTGVGMEHPLENGFAFLDPYGLPYLPGSGVKGVIRRAAEELVLFSDDPKGWSVGAVWWLFGFDATSAYLARAEVNDEAAERWRQAYFESLKRDRDLASALIAAHRDALKEEACRDVLERGPEALPGSKACRRIHQAGALEFWDAFIAPAGDRMRVDIMNPHFSHYYQNGGPPSDDGSPNPIFFLAVPAGSELTFHVRFQPGGNVPARVHESWMALVREAFLYALDWLGFGAKTAVGYGRMVLDKEAGDRRRAESEKRETERRRREDEARKAREAEERRQQIESLGPLERLLLELKDCNDNRAHEIFAKELPKLSGEEKGALAIGLREAYIRLGKWTGRQSDKQSTKNRTLESIIGDK